In one window of Rathayibacter caricis DSM 15933 DNA:
- the ddaH gene encoding dimethylargininase, translating into MPTDSTPDSVTAPTLGRRVLPAIAAAAATAIAAHSANLLAFFVGNQLQPSSLPQVNAYFLLSTVLAFVVLAVLAVAGLLARRWTAAIAGLLAGVVGALSGTLVQASASGTPIDGTVWMSILATLGGLNLLFLVAFTVAAATLGRRIALSLAPAREEREAPARRIAIIRLPTPNLGDGELTHLERVPVDQVAAEAQYEEYVDALEDAGWEIVQAAFAPEHPDSVFVEDAVVVFGSHAVLARSGAESRRGESAGAEEAARALDLTVHRLEAPATLDGGDVLKIGRTVYVGRGGRTNAEGVAALRSILRPLGWTVVAVPLTKALHLKSAVTALPDGTVIGWEPVVDEPRLFPSFLPMPEEPGAHVVVLDDDTLLMAASAPRSAELLRGLGYTVVAVDISEFEKLEGCVTCLSVRVR; encoded by the coding sequence GTGCCTACCGACTCGACGCCCGACTCCGTGACCGCCCCCACGCTCGGACGGAGGGTGCTGCCGGCGATCGCCGCGGCGGCGGCAACGGCGATCGCGGCGCACAGCGCGAACCTGCTCGCGTTCTTCGTCGGCAACCAGCTGCAGCCCTCGTCGCTGCCGCAGGTGAACGCCTACTTCCTGCTCTCGACCGTCCTGGCCTTCGTGGTGCTGGCGGTCCTGGCGGTCGCCGGACTGCTCGCGCGGCGGTGGACCGCGGCGATCGCGGGACTGCTCGCGGGAGTGGTCGGCGCTCTCTCCGGCACGCTCGTGCAGGCGTCCGCGAGCGGGACTCCGATCGACGGGACCGTCTGGATGTCGATCCTGGCGACGCTGGGCGGTCTGAACCTCCTCTTCCTGGTGGCGTTCACCGTCGCGGCCGCCACGCTCGGCCGCCGGATCGCCCTGTCGCTGGCGCCCGCCCGCGAGGAGCGGGAGGCGCCCGCGCGCCGCATCGCGATCATCCGCCTGCCGACCCCGAACCTCGGCGACGGAGAGCTCACCCACCTCGAGCGCGTCCCGGTCGACCAGGTGGCCGCCGAGGCGCAGTACGAGGAGTACGTCGACGCCCTCGAGGACGCGGGGTGGGAGATCGTCCAGGCCGCGTTCGCGCCGGAGCACCCCGACTCCGTCTTCGTCGAGGACGCGGTGGTCGTGTTCGGCTCGCACGCCGTCCTCGCCCGCTCGGGTGCCGAGTCGCGCCGGGGCGAGAGCGCCGGTGCCGAGGAGGCGGCGCGGGCCCTCGACCTCACCGTGCACCGCCTGGAGGCCCCCGCCACCCTCGACGGCGGGGACGTGCTGAAGATCGGCCGGACCGTGTACGTGGGCCGCGGCGGGCGGACGAACGCCGAGGGAGTCGCGGCGCTGCGCTCGATCCTCCGCCCGCTGGGATGGACGGTGGTCGCGGTGCCGCTCACGAAAGCGCTGCACCTCAAGAGCGCGGTCACGGCTCTGCCGGACGGCACGGTCATCGGCTGGGAGCCCGTCGTCGACGAGCCGCGGCTCTTCCCCTCCTTCCTGCCGATGCCGGAGGAGCCCGGCGCGCACGTCGTCGTGCTCGACGACGACACCCTGCTGATGGCGGCCTCGGCGCCCCGCAGCGCCGAGCTCCTCCGCGGGCTCGGCTACACCGTCGTCGCGGTCGACATCTCGGAGTTCGAGAAGCTGGAGGGCTGCGTGACCTGCCTGTCGGTGCGCGTGCGCTGA
- a CDS encoding ABC transporter ATP-binding protein, with translation MTVLLRLLPFVGDTLPRLSLGIVVALVASLVSLAIPIVLQRLVDGPLTEGASSGDLGPLIGPVLLVLGLGVLEAVAIALRRRMVLTPSTRVEARMRTALYQRLQDLPVSFHDRWQSGQLLSRAVSDLSLIRRWIAFGFVLLVVNALTILVGFGVLVYWNPILGVLFIVCSIPVWIYGFLFEKRYSSIARRSQDQAGDLATTVEQSVHGIRVLKAFGRGKHALEGFADQAELLRGTEIAKAKAIAGIWLILLLVPDVAFALCLLGGVFLAADGQLSVGELFAFFATATVLRWPVESIGFLLSMTFDTRTAVDRYFEVMDSRNTITDPEAPETIARPRGRVVFRDVHFRYQDAPASTADLLDGVDLEVEPGETMALVGVTGSGKTTLTALLPRLYDVTAGSIEIDGVDVRRLRREELRSQVGMAFEDATLFSTSVRENVLLGRPEASEEELLEALEIAQADFVHSLPDGLDTTVGEEGMSLSGGQRQRLALARAIAARPSVLVLDDPLSALDVDTEARVEAGLRRVLGDTTALIVAHRPSTVALADRVALLEEGRVTAVGTHSELLATSPHYRFVVSSLEEDEQSRAPGAERVGSRPAPIDQESTS, from the coding sequence CTGACAGTGCTGCTGCGCCTGCTGCCGTTCGTCGGCGACACCCTGCCGCGCCTGAGCCTCGGCATCGTGGTCGCCCTGGTGGCCAGCCTCGTCTCGCTGGCGATCCCGATCGTCCTCCAGCGACTCGTCGACGGGCCGCTCACCGAGGGAGCGAGTTCCGGTGATCTCGGTCCGCTGATCGGACCCGTGCTGCTGGTCCTCGGACTCGGCGTGCTCGAGGCGGTCGCGATCGCCCTGCGCCGCCGGATGGTGCTGACCCCGAGCACGCGGGTCGAGGCCCGGATGCGCACCGCGCTCTACCAGCGCCTGCAGGACCTGCCCGTCTCGTTCCACGACCGCTGGCAGAGCGGGCAGCTGCTGTCCCGTGCCGTGAGCGACCTCAGCCTCATCCGCCGCTGGATCGCCTTCGGCTTCGTGCTGCTGGTCGTGAACGCCCTGACGATCCTCGTCGGCTTCGGCGTGCTCGTGTACTGGAACCCGATCCTCGGCGTCCTCTTCATCGTCTGCTCGATCCCCGTCTGGATCTACGGCTTCCTCTTCGAGAAGCGCTACTCGAGCATCGCCCGTCGCAGCCAGGACCAGGCCGGCGATCTGGCGACCACCGTCGAGCAGTCGGTGCACGGCATCCGCGTGCTGAAGGCGTTCGGCCGCGGCAAGCACGCCCTCGAGGGCTTCGCCGATCAGGCGGAGCTGCTGCGCGGCACCGAGATCGCCAAGGCCAAGGCCATCGCGGGGATCTGGCTGATCCTCCTGCTCGTGCCCGATGTGGCGTTCGCGCTGTGCCTGCTCGGCGGAGTGTTCCTCGCCGCCGACGGTCAGCTGAGCGTCGGCGAGCTGTTCGCCTTCTTCGCCACCGCCACGGTGCTGCGCTGGCCGGTGGAGTCGATCGGGTTCCTCCTGTCGATGACCTTCGACACGCGCACCGCCGTCGACCGCTACTTCGAGGTGATGGACAGCCGCAACACGATCACCGACCCGGAGGCGCCCGAGACGATCGCCCGGCCGCGCGGCCGGGTCGTGTTCCGCGACGTCCACTTCCGCTACCAGGACGCACCCGCCAGCACCGCCGACCTGCTCGACGGCGTCGACCTCGAGGTCGAGCCGGGCGAGACGATGGCCCTGGTCGGAGTGACGGGGTCGGGCAAGACGACGCTGACCGCGCTCCTTCCCCGCCTCTACGACGTGACCGCCGGCTCGATCGAGATCGACGGAGTGGACGTGCGCCGCTTGCGCCGCGAGGAGCTCCGCTCGCAGGTGGGCATGGCCTTCGAGGACGCCACGCTCTTCTCGACGTCCGTCCGCGAGAACGTGCTCCTCGGGCGTCCCGAGGCGAGCGAGGAGGAGCTGCTCGAGGCGCTCGAGATCGCCCAGGCCGACTTCGTGCACTCCCTCCCCGACGGCCTCGACACCACGGTCGGCGAGGAGGGGATGAGCCTCTCGGGCGGGCAGCGGCAGAGGCTGGCCCTCGCCCGGGCGATCGCCGCGCGGCCGTCGGTGCTGGTGCTCGACGACCCGCTGTCGGCGCTCGACGTCGACACCGAGGCCCGGGTCGAGGCGGGCCTGCGCCGCGTCCTCGGCGACACGACCGCCCTGATCGTCGCCCACCGTCCGTCCACGGTCGCGCTCGCCGACCGCGTCGCGCTCCTCGAGGAGGGGCGCGTCACCGCCGTCGGCACCCACAGCGAGCTGCTGGCGACGAGCCCCCACTACCGCTTCGTCGTCTCGAGCCTCGAGGAGGACGAGCAGTCCAGGGCCCCCGGCGCCGAGCGCGTCGGCTCCCGGCCCGCCCCGATCGATCAGGAGAGCACCTCATGA
- a CDS encoding ABC transporter ATP-binding protein has translation MSTLGSLEERDDLTRAESAAMRRRSLRLLGSLLRPLRVRLILTAVVVVVSAAAQVAGPALIAAGIDNGLPAVLDGDATPLLLAVGAYILTGLTGALLVAWYTVLSARVSQAILLDLRKRVFLHTQRLSLEFHENYTSGRIISRQTSDLDSIRELLDSGINQLVQGALYMGFVAIALVSLDPPSGLVLACALVPLAILTRWFQKRSQALFRGTRVASSRLIVQFVETMTGIRAVQAFRTEPRNESVFGELVERYRVTYKRVFALFGTFDPGLVLIGNVTVAVVLLLGGIRVLDGGLEIGALLAVLLYTRRFFDPMEEMAMFYNSYQSAAAALEKISGVLAEEPSVPDPARPVDLYEARGRIGFEGVRFAYTADREILPRFDLDIPAGQTIALVGSTGAGKSTLAKLLSRFYDPTDGVVTLDGVDLRQLHPKDLRRAIVMVTQEAYLFSGSVSDNIAIGRPSATYDEIVGAAKAVGAHEFIVSLPDGYDTDVNKRGGRVSAGQRQLISFARAFLADPAVLILDEATSSLDIPSERLVQQGLQTLLADRTAVIIAHRLSTVAIADRVLVMEHGRIVEDGTPADLIAGEGRFAVLHAAWRDSLV, from the coding sequence ATGAGCACGCTCGGCTCCCTCGAGGAGCGCGACGACCTCACGCGCGCGGAGTCCGCGGCGATGCGCCGCCGCTCCCTGCGACTCCTCGGGTCGCTGCTGCGGCCGCTGCGGGTGCGACTGATCCTGACGGCGGTGGTGGTCGTGGTCTCCGCCGCGGCGCAGGTCGCCGGACCGGCGCTGATCGCAGCCGGCATCGACAACGGACTGCCCGCGGTGCTCGACGGCGATGCGACTCCGCTGCTGCTCGCCGTCGGCGCGTACATCCTCACCGGCCTCACCGGCGCCCTCCTGGTCGCCTGGTACACGGTGCTGTCGGCGCGGGTGAGCCAGGCGATCCTCCTGGACCTCCGCAAGCGCGTGTTCCTGCACACGCAGAGGCTCAGCCTCGAGTTCCACGAGAACTACACCTCGGGCCGCATCATCTCGCGGCAGACGAGCGACCTCGACTCGATCCGCGAGCTGCTCGACTCGGGCATCAACCAGCTCGTCCAGGGCGCGCTCTACATGGGCTTCGTGGCGATCGCGCTCGTCTCGCTCGACCCGCCGAGCGGTCTCGTGCTCGCCTGCGCACTCGTCCCGCTGGCGATCCTGACCCGCTGGTTCCAGAAGCGGTCGCAGGCGCTGTTCCGCGGCACCCGCGTCGCGTCGTCGCGGCTGATCGTGCAGTTCGTCGAGACGATGACCGGCATCCGCGCCGTGCAGGCCTTCCGCACCGAGCCGCGCAACGAGTCGGTGTTCGGCGAGCTCGTCGAGCGCTACCGCGTCACCTACAAGCGCGTGTTCGCCCTCTTCGGGACCTTCGATCCCGGCCTCGTGCTGATCGGCAACGTCACGGTCGCGGTCGTCCTGCTGCTGGGCGGCATCCGCGTGCTCGACGGCGGACTCGAGATCGGGGCCCTGCTCGCGGTCCTGCTCTACACGCGCCGGTTCTTCGATCCGATGGAGGAGATGGCGATGTTCTACAACTCCTACCAGTCGGCCGCCGCGGCCCTCGAGAAGATCTCGGGCGTGCTGGCGGAGGAGCCGAGCGTGCCGGATCCCGCGCGCCCGGTCGACCTCTACGAGGCGCGGGGGCGCATCGGGTTCGAGGGCGTCCGCTTCGCGTACACGGCCGATCGCGAGATCCTGCCGCGCTTCGACCTCGACATCCCCGCCGGGCAGACGATCGCCCTGGTCGGATCGACCGGCGCGGGCAAGTCGACCCTGGCGAAGCTGCTCTCGCGCTTCTACGACCCGACCGACGGAGTGGTGACCCTCGACGGCGTCGATCTGCGGCAGCTGCATCCGAAGGACCTCCGCCGCGCGATCGTGATGGTGACACAGGAGGCGTACCTCTTCTCGGGGTCCGTCTCCGACAACATCGCGATCGGCCGGCCCTCGGCCACCTACGACGAGATCGTGGGCGCTGCGAAGGCGGTCGGGGCGCACGAGTTCATCGTGTCGCTGCCGGACGGCTACGACACCGACGTCAACAAGCGCGGCGGGCGCGTCTCGGCCGGGCAGCGCCAGCTGATCTCGTTCGCGCGCGCGTTCCTCGCGGACCCGGCGGTGCTCATCCTCGACGAGGCGACGTCCTCGCTCGACATCCCGAGCGAGCGGCTCGTGCAGCAGGGTCTGCAGACCCTGCTCGCCGATCGGACCGCGGTGATCATCGCGCACCGGCTGTCGACGGTCGCGATCGCCGACCGGGTGCTGGTGATGGAGCACGGGCGCATCGTCGAGGACGGGACTCCGGCCGACCTGATCGCCGGGGAGGGCCGGTTCGCCGTGCTGCACGCCGCCTGGCGGGACTCGCTGGTCTAG
- a CDS encoding MGMT family protein: MLAVVDSIPRGHVMAYGDVAAVLGTRAARAVGTVMARYGSDTAWWRVVRSGGAPPIGYEDRARAEYEREGTPLVETPSGYRVDVRIARWSGPPADAWTHEPAGA; this comes from the coding sequence GTGCTGGCCGTCGTCGACTCGATCCCTCGCGGGCACGTGATGGCCTACGGAGACGTCGCCGCGGTCCTCGGGACCCGTGCCGCCCGTGCGGTCGGCACCGTGATGGCCCGCTACGGCTCCGACACCGCGTGGTGGCGCGTCGTCCGCTCCGGCGGCGCCCCTCCGATCGGCTACGAGGACCGCGCCCGGGCGGAGTACGAGCGGGAGGGCACCCCGCTGGTCGAGACGCCGAGCGGCTACCGCGTCGACGTGCGGATCGCTCGCTGGAGCGGTCCGCCCGCCGACGCCTGGACCCATGAGCCCGCCGGCGCCTAG
- a CDS encoding GNAT family N-acetyltransferase, translated as MSALRLEELSASNISAVNGLSLKPGQEQFVAPVSYSAAAAVIDPGAAWQRAILDGDELVGFLHAHFDENAAEEFRSCIWRINIDAAKQGRGVGTFAVRAAADEARSRGFDTLTVIWESGEDGPDQFFRWVGFEVVGETPYGENIGALKL; from the coding sequence ATGAGTGCACTGCGTCTGGAAGAGCTGTCGGCCTCGAACATCTCCGCCGTCAACGGCCTGAGCCTCAAACCCGGCCAGGAGCAGTTCGTTGCGCCCGTCTCCTACTCCGCCGCCGCGGCCGTGATCGATCCCGGAGCCGCCTGGCAGCGCGCGATCCTCGACGGCGACGAGCTCGTCGGATTCCTCCACGCGCACTTCGACGAGAACGCCGCGGAGGAGTTCCGCAGCTGCATCTGGCGCATCAACATCGACGCGGCGAAGCAGGGCCGCGGAGTCGGCACCTTCGCCGTCCGCGCCGCCGCCGACGAGGCGCGCAGCCGGGGCTTCGACACCCTCACCGTGATCTGGGAGTCCGGCGAGGACGGTCCCGACCAGTTCTTCCGCTGGGTCGGCTTCGAGGTCGTCGGCGAGACCCCGTACGGCGAGAACATCGGGGCTCTGAAGCTCTGA
- a CDS encoding NADP-dependent isocitrate dehydrogenase gives MSKIKVEGTVVELDGDEMTRIIWQKIKDTLIHPYLDVNLEYYDLGMEHRDATDDQVTIDAAHAIQKHGVGVKCATITPDEARVEEFGLKKMWKSPNGTIRNILGGVIFREPIIISNIPRLVPGWNKPIIIGRHAFGDQYRATDFVFKGKGTLTVEFTPEDGSEPMKFEVYKAPDDGIAQVQYNQDASIRDFARSSLNYGLTRNYPVYLSTKNTILKAYDGRFKDIFEEIFQTEFKERFDAAGLTYEHRLIDDMVASAMKWEGGYVWACKNYDGDVQSDTVAQGFGSLGLMTSVLSTPDGSVVEAEAAHGTVTRHYRQHQAGKPTSTNPIASIYAWTRGLAHRGKLDGNQELIDFSLALEDVVIKTVESGKMTKDLALLVGPDQGWQTTEEFLATLDENLKARMSA, from the coding sequence ATGTCCAAGATCAAGGTTGAGGGAACCGTCGTCGAGCTCGACGGCGACGAGATGACGCGGATCATCTGGCAGAAGATCAAGGACACCCTCATCCACCCGTACCTCGACGTGAACCTCGAGTACTACGACCTCGGCATGGAGCACCGCGACGCGACCGACGACCAGGTCACGATCGACGCGGCGCACGCCATCCAGAAGCACGGCGTGGGCGTCAAGTGCGCGACCATCACGCCCGACGAGGCGCGGGTCGAGGAGTTCGGCCTGAAGAAGATGTGGAAGTCGCCCAACGGCACGATCCGCAACATCCTCGGCGGCGTGATCTTCCGCGAGCCGATCATCATCTCGAACATCCCGCGCCTCGTGCCGGGCTGGAACAAGCCGATCATCATCGGCCGCCACGCCTTCGGCGACCAGTACCGCGCCACGGACTTCGTCTTCAAGGGGAAGGGCACGCTCACCGTCGAGTTCACCCCCGAGGACGGCTCCGAGCCGATGAAGTTCGAGGTCTACAAGGCGCCCGACGACGGCATCGCGCAGGTCCAGTACAACCAGGACGCGTCGATCCGCGACTTCGCGCGCTCGTCGCTCAACTACGGGCTGACCCGCAACTACCCGGTCTACCTCTCGACGAAGAACACGATCCTGAAGGCCTACGACGGCCGCTTCAAGGACATCTTCGAGGAGATCTTCCAGACCGAGTTCAAGGAGCGCTTCGACGCCGCCGGTCTGACCTACGAGCACCGCCTCATCGACGATATGGTCGCCTCGGCCATGAAGTGGGAAGGCGGCTACGTCTGGGCCTGCAAGAACTACGACGGCGACGTGCAGTCCGACACCGTGGCGCAGGGCTTCGGCTCGCTCGGCCTCATGACCTCGGTCCTCTCGACGCCCGACGGCTCCGTCGTCGAGGCCGAGGCGGCGCACGGCACGGTCACGCGCCACTACCGCCAGCACCAGGCGGGCAAGCCCACCTCGACGAACCCGATCGCCTCGATCTACGCCTGGACGCGCGGCCTCGCGCACCGCGGCAAGCTCGACGGCAACCAGGAGCTCATCGACTTCTCGCTCGCGCTCGAGGACGTCGTCATCAAGACGGTCGAGTCCGGCAAGATGACGAAGGACCTCGCGCTGCTCGTCGGCCCCGACCAGGGCTGGCAGACGACGGAGGAGTTCCTCGCGACGCTCGACGAGAACCTCAAGGCGCGCATGTCGGCGTAG
- a CDS encoding LLM class flavin-dependent oxidoreductase has protein sequence MRATTPDAAVGLLLPRDLPASQVLPYARRAEAAGFDELWVVEDLGFRGGIAQAAAVLAATERIVVGIGILPAAARAAAFTAMELGTLAELFPGRVHAGIGHGMPHWMRGLRIWPASPLTLLEEQFDAVRSLLSGEETTRDGRYVAVDSLRLETPPTVLPPLLAGVRGPRSLELAGRIADGVVLAEPVTPEYLATARGHLGTAGRVVAYNVAAVDDDASAARDLVRPGLEWIGEPDWAPHIDPLPFAAEFRALRERSADRAAFVRDLPDEWVDQLAVVGTPSAARARIAQLHDAGAASVVLMPSGPDAMAALDRLARVL, from the coding sequence ATGCGCGCCACGACTCCCGACGCCGCCGTCGGACTCCTGCTCCCCCGCGACCTCCCCGCCTCGCAGGTCCTCCCCTACGCCCGCCGCGCCGAGGCCGCGGGCTTCGACGAGCTCTGGGTCGTCGAGGACCTCGGCTTCCGCGGCGGCATCGCCCAGGCCGCGGCCGTCCTCGCCGCGACCGAGCGGATCGTCGTGGGCATCGGCATCCTGCCCGCCGCCGCCCGCGCCGCCGCGTTCACCGCCATGGAGCTGGGCACGCTTGCCGAGCTGTTCCCCGGCCGCGTGCACGCCGGCATCGGTCACGGCATGCCGCACTGGATGCGCGGCCTGCGCATCTGGCCGGCCAGCCCCCTCACGCTCCTCGAGGAGCAGTTCGACGCCGTCCGCTCCCTGCTCTCGGGCGAGGAGACGACGCGCGACGGCCGCTACGTCGCGGTCGACTCGCTCCGCCTCGAGACCCCGCCGACGGTGCTCCCGCCGCTGCTCGCCGGCGTCCGCGGACCCCGCTCGCTCGAGCTGGCCGGCCGCATCGCCGACGGCGTCGTGCTCGCCGAGCCGGTGACTCCGGAGTACCTCGCCACCGCGCGCGGGCACCTCGGCACGGCCGGCCGCGTGGTCGCCTACAACGTGGCCGCGGTCGACGACGACGCCTCGGCGGCGCGCGACCTCGTCCGCCCCGGCCTCGAGTGGATCGGCGAGCCGGACTGGGCGCCGCACATCGACCCGCTGCCCTTCGCGGCCGAGTTCCGCGCCCTGCGCGAGCGGAGCGCCGATCGCGCCGCCTTCGTCCGCGACCTGCCCGACGAGTGGGTCGACCAGCTGGCGGTCGTCGGCACCCCCTCGGCTGCCCGTGCACGGATCGCGCAGCTCCACGACGCCGGCGCCGCGAGCGTCGTGCTCATGCCCTCGGGGCCGGACGCGATGGCGGCTCTGGATCGGCTCGCCCGCGTGCTCTGA
- a CDS encoding Hsp20/alpha crystallin family protein codes for MAVTYDPVRELDRFASALFGSGQGPRRMPIDLYRDGDHYVLTADLPGIDPGSVDVDVDGQLLTIRAQRTVASGDGVTWITRERQSATFVRQLSLGQGVDTERISASYDNGVLSVTIPVSEKARSRKIEVVSTSHPEQVQLSEAHSE; via the coding sequence ATGGCCGTCACCTACGACCCCGTCCGCGAGCTCGACCGCTTCGCCTCCGCCCTCTTCGGCTCGGGCCAGGGCCCCCGCCGCATGCCGATCGACCTGTACCGCGACGGTGACCACTACGTGCTCACCGCCGACCTGCCGGGCATCGACCCCGGCTCCGTCGATGTGGACGTCGACGGGCAGCTGCTCACGATCCGCGCCCAGCGCACCGTCGCGAGCGGGGACGGAGTCACCTGGATCACCCGGGAGCGCCAGTCGGCCACCTTCGTGCGCCAGCTGAGCCTGGGCCAGGGCGTCGACACCGAGCGCATCTCGGCGTCGTACGACAACGGCGTGCTGTCGGTCACGATCCCCGTGTCCGAGAAGGCGCGCTCCCGCAAGATCGAGGTCGTCTCGACCTCGCACCCCGAGCAGGTGCAGCTGAGCGAGGCGCACTCGGAGTAG